The Rhododendron vialii isolate Sample 1 chromosome 1a, ASM3025357v1 region GACGCGGACAAAGAGAAATTACACACACTGCTCACAATTTTACTCAATCAACAACAATatacaaatttcaaaaactcacTCACACACAAATTAAGTCACAAACTGCTCTTTGTCACTCTTTCTGTATCTCTCTTACTCTTTGAACCCGCAGAGATTACATATCACATACCATCATATTTATACCTAATTCAAACAGACCAGAACTACAAAAACTAAACATAATCAAGAACATAAAGAACATTTTCACCAGCATAATTTAGCATCCACAACTCGGGGGTTCAAGACCCATCTGTTTCCTAGTTTTTCCCACAAATAAGTCCCTGGATTTGATGAAGCCAGGTGCAATTCCAATAAGTGTTGTGAATGGAAATTGAGCCACGGCCTCTCTCCTCCCAAGTGATACAATAGCCATCACACCACTAGGCTTGTAAGTTGCCATCTTGCTTTCATTTCCTCCGGTAATCAAAAGCTTCAAGTTCTTTGCGGCCACCAGAGCATGTTGTTGTGCCAAATACCCTTGCTTGATTTCCTGCCATGTTATAAACAAACATAACCCATTAGATACATACGAGAGTGGGAGACCATCTTAATTTCCTTTGATGAATGGACCTTTTGTCGCAAAGAATCAGGTTATTACTATATGAACACTGAAATAACATTTCTTTTCGAATTTCTATTACTTTTTAGACTGGTACATTCAAAATCAACTTTCTTACAATTAAAAGTAGAATGGGATCAACTAGTCTCCTACCCAGCTAACCAAGGTGTGTGGGTCAGGTCAATTGTAGGAATACTGTGATTAGTACTCTTATTGGTTCAGCAGCCCCATGTCAGCTTGCTGATTGGTGGTCCGGAGCAGCAAGAAGATTATTCGTACACAATCTAATCCGGACAATCGCTATTAGTGGAGGTATCATCCTAACGTGTTAGGAACTTGCTGGATTCCAGCAAGATTTAAAAGATGCATTGATACTATTTTTATGTTTCCCAAATGCACACAATCCATTTGAAAACGTGATAGTGAATGGTGCGAATTCAGCGACACCCAGTATAAATCTCAACTCAATGTGTAAGTTTCAAGATATTAATGAAGGTATTCTTTTCCAGTAGCATCATTGACTGGCAAAAAATAACATTACTTACCTTTATGTCAGTGATGTCTCCAATAGCAAAGACATTTTTGCGACCCTCAACTCTCAAATTCACGTCAACTTTCAAACTTCCAAACTCATTTACACTACCCTTCAATACTGTATTCTTAAGCCAGTCTGAACCAAGTGGCTTCCCTGTGCACAAGAAATGGCAATCCGCTTTGATGACTGCTCCGGAAGAAGTTACATAAGCACCTTCTGAAAAGGAGTCCAAATTAACAGTCTGCTCCAACTTCACTTTCACACGCTTTGATTTCAACCATTCCAGAGCCTTATTAGAAGCTTTTGGCCCAATGAATTCCAGCAGCCTATACCCACTATGCACCAAAGTAACATTCTTTTCTGGGTAGTCGATTGCGATTTCTCCAGCCAGTTCGACGCCGGTGGGGCCGCCTCCGATGATTAAGATTGAATCAGCcccttttattttctcattaTCTGTCATGGGAAAGATAAGCACAATTAATTCAAGCATAAATGTCACCAAAGTAGAACTTCAATGTTCCTACATACCCGTAGGAGTACAGTGAAAAAATCAGAGGTACAGACACCTCATAAACCACTCCCGTGACA contains the following coding sequences:
- the LOC131332654 gene encoding uncharacterized protein LOC131332654; the protein is MEAKKVVVVGGGIGGALIAKSLQFHADVTLIDSKEYFEITWASLRGMVEPSFAERSLIPHRSYLTNGHVVSSTAINITDTEVLTADGSVIAYDYLVIATGHADDVPQTRRERLKQYQADNEKIKGADSILIIGGGPTGVELAGEIAIDYPEKNVTLVHSGYRLLEFIGPKASNKALEWLKSKRVKVKLEQTVNLDSFSEGAYVTSSGAVIKADCHFLCTGKPLGSDWLKNTVLKGSVNEFGSLKVDVNLRVEGRKNVFAIGDITDIKEIKQGYLAQQHALVAAKNLKLLITGGNESKMATYKPSGVMAIVSLGRREAVAQFPFTTLIGIAPGFIKSRDLFVGKTRKQMGLEPPSCGC